From the genome of Vicia villosa cultivar HV-30 ecotype Madison, WI linkage group LG2, Vvil1.0, whole genome shotgun sequence, one region includes:
- the LOC131647113 gene encoding uncharacterized protein LOC131647113, which translates to MVAAAAAFALPATTKSTFLFSSSHTSNFRILKVKANATLITNSDWFQVGRPIGNYGFMNVTTANTDQYSFGEGGGFKTQDVQEGSVKIRLYEGRVSQGPLRQTPVLFKVYPGTRAGGVVADMMAANELNSHMFLQSSSKGMSRHLMLLLGGFETTTGEQWLAFRDYGKSSAADYAKVASEKMSKMSSWNSFELGQTMKRRRRFIIILLQGALRGLAYMHDHDRLHQSLGPFSVSLNTISERESPYLIPRLKDLAFSVSVRYSELEDSGPLTEGLWARASAASAFTYLEKRAFGIADDIYEAGLLFAYLAFVPFCEAGVMDGLSLQRLLENTFRLDLEAMREYCVADDRLVNAIDFLDLGNGAGWELLQAMLNADFRKRPTAETVLNHRFMTGEVL; encoded by the exons ATGGTTGCCGCTGCAGCTGCTTTTGCTCTTCCCGCGACCACCAAATCCACATTCTTGTTCTCATCATCACACACTTCCAATTTTCGAATACTCAAAGTTAAAGCTAATGCAACACTTATAACAAACTCCGATTGGTTTCAAGTGGGTAGACCCATCGGAAACTATGGTTTCATGAACGTTACTACTGCTAATACTGATCAATATTCATTTGGAGAAGGAGGAGGATTCAAAACTCAAGATGTTCAAGAAGGTAGCGTCAAAATCAG GCTTTATGAAGGAAGGGTTTCTCAAGGTCCGCTTAGACAAACACCTGTTCTCTTTAAG GTTTATCCTGGAACACGAGCGGGTGGAGTTGTGGCAGATATGATGGCTGCAAACGAGTTGAATTCCCACATGTTCCTTCAA AGCAGCTCTAAAGGTATGAGTCGGCATCTTATGTTACTTTTAGGTGGCTTTGAAACGACTACCGGAGAGCAG TGGCTTGCTTTTCGTGATTACGGGAAATCTAGTGCAGCAGACTATGCAAAAGTTGCAAGTGAGAAGATGTCAAAAATGTCTTCATGGAATAGCTTTGAACTAGGACAGACAATGAAAAGAAGACGACGTTTCATTATAATACTTCTTCAGGGTGCTTTGAGAGGTTTGGCTTACATGCATGATCATGATAGATTGCACCAGAGTCTTGGACCGTTTTCTGTATCTCTCAA CACAATTTCTGAAAGAGAATCTCCCTATTTGATTCCAAGGCTTAAGGATTTAGCTTTTTCTGTTAGTGTTAG GTATTCAGAACTAGAGGATTCAGGACCACTTACGGAAGGTCTTTGGGCACGAGCTTCAGCAGCTAGTGCATTCACTTATTTAGAGAAAAGAGCTTTTGGAATAGCCGATGACAT ATATGAGGCAGGCCTTCTTTTTGCATACTTGGCTTTTGTTCCGTTTTGTGAAGCTGGTGTAATGGATGGCCTTTCTTTGCAA AGGCTTTTAGAGAACACTTTTCGGCTTGATCTTGAAGCAATGCGAGA GTATTGTGTAGCAGATGACAGGTTAGTTAATGCCATCGATTTCCTGGATCTTGGCAATGGTGCTGGTTGGGAGCTGCTTCAG GCAATGCTTAATGCTGACTTCCGAAAGAGACCAACTGCGGAGACTGTTCTCAATCACAGGTTTATGACTGGGGAAGTTCTTTGA
- the LOC131652551 gene encoding histone acetyltransferase MCC1 isoform X1, with protein sequence MVNQKGSNQSKICYRPIRPSDLDVLERIHGRLFPIRYESTFFQDVVNGRDIVSWGAVDLSRPNGQSDELIGFVTARIVLAKESEIVDLLGYDSAKSDQTLVYVLTLGVVEAYRSLGIGIISRLFCTSILLKSSSNIIDSLICASSPASSLIREVVKYASSIPTCRAVYLHVISFNISAINLYKKMSFKCVRRLQGFYFINGQHYDSFLFVHYVNGGRSPCSPLELLSAIISYMKSGFKAVAAKLCKNEIRKISRWEKCKESHSLVSLSTIPNKRNMAVECNGCEFV encoded by the exons ATGGTAAACCAGAAAGGGTCTAATCAGTCAAAGATATGCTATAGGCCTATTCGACCTTCTGATCTTGATGTTTTAGAGCGAATTCATGGTAGATTATTTCCCATCAG GTATGAATCTACTTTTTTTCAAGATGTGGTCAATGGACGGGATATTGTATCGTGGGGAGCAGTTGATCTTAGTCGACCAAATGGCCAAAGCGACGAACTCATTGGATTTGTAACAGCGCGGATTGTTCTTGCAAAAGAAAGTGAG ATAGTTGATTTGCTTGGATATGACTCGGCCAAATCCGATCAAACTTTAGTGTACGTTCTAACACTGGGAGTAGTGGAAGCATATAGGAGCCTTGGAATAGGTATTATTAGTCGCTTGTTTTGTACTTCAATTTTGTTGAAATCCTCCAGTAATATAATTGACAGTCTAATCTGTGCCTCATCACCAGCTTCTTCTCTGATTCGGGAGGTTGTAAAATATGCTTCAAGCATTCCCACATGCCGAGCGGTTTACTTGCACGTAATTTCTTTCAATATCTCAGCAATCAATTTATACAAGAAAATGTCTTTCAAGTGTGTTAGAAGGCTGCAGGGATTTTATTTCATCAATGGCCAACACTATGATTCATTCTTATTCGTGCACTACGTAAATGGGGGACGGTCTCCTTGCTCACCATT AGAGCTTCTGTCTGCAATAATAAGCTACATGAAGAGTGGCTTTAAGGCAGTGGCCGCGAAGCTCTGCAAGAACGAAATTAGGAAGATCTCAAGGTGGGAAAAGTGTAAAGAAAGCCATTCTCTTGTCTCACTCTCAACAATACCCAACAAAAGAAACATGGCTGTCGAGTGTAATGGTTGTGAGTTTGTGTGA
- the LOC131652551 gene encoding histone acetyltransferase MCC1 isoform X2, whose translation MVNQKGSNQSKICYRPIRPSDLDVLERIHGRLFPIRYESTFFQDVVNGRDIVSWGAVDLSRPNGQSDELIGFVTARIVLAKESEIVDLLGYDSAKSDQTLVYVLTLGVVEAYRSLGIASSLIREVVKYASSIPTCRAVYLHVISFNISAINLYKKMSFKCVRRLQGFYFINGQHYDSFLFVHYVNGGRSPCSPLELLSAIISYMKSGFKAVAAKLCKNEIRKISRWEKCKESHSLVSLSTIPNKRNMAVECNGCEFV comes from the exons ATGGTAAACCAGAAAGGGTCTAATCAGTCAAAGATATGCTATAGGCCTATTCGACCTTCTGATCTTGATGTTTTAGAGCGAATTCATGGTAGATTATTTCCCATCAG GTATGAATCTACTTTTTTTCAAGATGTGGTCAATGGACGGGATATTGTATCGTGGGGAGCAGTTGATCTTAGTCGACCAAATGGCCAAAGCGACGAACTCATTGGATTTGTAACAGCGCGGATTGTTCTTGCAAAAGAAAGTGAG ATAGTTGATTTGCTTGGATATGACTCGGCCAAATCCGATCAAACTTTAGTGTACGTTCTAACACTGGGAGTAGTGGAAGCATATAGGAGCCTTGGAATAG CTTCTTCTCTGATTCGGGAGGTTGTAAAATATGCTTCAAGCATTCCCACATGCCGAGCGGTTTACTTGCACGTAATTTCTTTCAATATCTCAGCAATCAATTTATACAAGAAAATGTCTTTCAAGTGTGTTAGAAGGCTGCAGGGATTTTATTTCATCAATGGCCAACACTATGATTCATTCTTATTCGTGCACTACGTAAATGGGGGACGGTCTCCTTGCTCACCATT AGAGCTTCTGTCTGCAATAATAAGCTACATGAAGAGTGGCTTTAAGGCAGTGGCCGCGAAGCTCTGCAAGAACGAAATTAGGAAGATCTCAAGGTGGGAAAAGTGTAAAGAAAGCCATTCTCTTGTCTCACTCTCAACAATACCCAACAAAAGAAACATGGCTGTCGAGTGTAATGGTTGTGAGTTTGTGTGA
- the LOC131652552 gene encoding stromal processing peptidase, chloroplastic has protein sequence MPMAASTSTSSLSVVGTNLSLPPHRHHRHFHSPASISTRFRTNRFFLSSSLASSSPRDRRVVHGGLGLRRNTPDVWKQYSSVLSEPTAPVRQSCTSCCLASAKKRRSNLSRFVPGAFFDNSSFGLSKDKLRHASIKRVQLLHATVGPDEPHAASTTWQEGVAEKQDLSLYESELERLEGFLDSELPSHPKLHRGQLKNGLRYLILPNKVPPTRFEAHMEVHAGSIDEEDDEQGIAHMIEHVAFLGSKKREKLLGTGARSNAYTDFHHTVFHIHSPTSSKDSDDLLPSVLDALNEIAFHPKFLASRIEKERRAILSELQMMNTIEYRVDCQLLQHLHSENKLSKRFPIGLEEQIKKWDADKIRKFHERWYFPANATLYIVGDIGNIQKTVHQIEAVFGQTDVDIEKGSVATSNAFGAMASFLVPKLSVGLGGNSIERSTNTMDQSKVFNKERQAVRPPVKHNWSLPRSSANLKPPQIFQHELLQNFSINMFCKIPVNKVQTYRDLRIVLMKRIFLSALHFRINTRYKSSNPPFTSVELDHSDSGREGCTVTTLTISAEPKNWQNAIRVAVHEVRRLKEFGVTQGELTRYLDALLKDSEHLAAMIDNVSSVDNLDFIMESDALSHKVMDQSQGHESLLAVAGTVTLDEVNSVGAQVLEFIADFGKPSAPLPAAIVACVPKKVHIEGAGETEFKISSTEITDAIKAGLDEPIEPEPELEVPKELVQSSTLQELKSQRKPAFIPVSPEIEVKKLHDEETGITRVRLANGIPVNYKISKSETQSGVMRLIVGGGRAAESSDSRGSVIVGVRTLSEGGRVGNFSREQVELFCVNNLINCSLESTEEFISMEFRFTLRDNGMRAAFQLLHMVLEHSVWLDDAFDRARQVYLSYYRSIPKSLERSTAHKLMVAMLDGDERFTEPTPSSLENLTLQSVKDAVMNQFVGNNMEVSIVGDFTEEEIESCILDYLGTAQATGNFKNQQQIIPPTFRLSPSSLQSQEVFLNDTDERACAYIAGPAPNRWGFTADGNDLIETIDKASSVNDNGTTSDALQTEVAPRRSLRSHPLFFGITMGLLSEIINSRLFTTVRDSLGLTYDVSFELNLFDRLKLGWYVVSVTSTPSKVHKAVDACKNVLRGLHSNRITDRELDRAKRTLLMRHEAEIKSNAYWLGLLAHLQSSSVPRKDISCIKDLTSLYEAATIEDTYLAYEQLKVDEDSLYSCIGVAGAQTAQDIAAPVEDEEAGEGYPGVLPVGRGLSTMTRPTT, from the exons ATGCCAATGGCTGCTTCAACCTCAACCTCATCTCTCTCCGTCGTTGGAACCAACCTCTCTCTTCCTCCACATCGTCATCATCGCCACTTTCACTCTCCCGCTTCAATCTCCACTCGCTTCCGTACCAACCGTTTCTTCTTATCCTCTTCTCTCGCTTCCTCTTCTCCACG TGATAGAAGAGTTGTTCACGGTGGATTAGGTTTACGGAGAAATACGCCGGATGTTTGGAAACAGTATTCCTCCGTCCTTTCTGAACCGACTGCACCGGTACGGCAAAGCTGTACTTCATGCTGTCTTGCTTCCGCAAAGAAACGCCGTTCAAATCTGTCGAGATTTGTTCCTGGAGCTTTTTTTGATAATTCTTCTTTTGGATTATCTAAGGATAAGCTTCGTCACGCTTCT ATTAAGCGGGTTCAGCTTCTGCATGCAACTGTTGGTCCAGATGAGCCACATGCTGCTAGCACAACTTGGCAGGAGGGCGTTGCTGAAAAGCAAGACTTAAGTTTGTATGAGTCTGAATTGGAAAGGCTAGAGGGGTTTTTGGATTCTGAACTTCCATCTCACCCTAAGTTGCATCGTGGTCAGCTAAAGAATGGGCTGCGTTATTTGATTCTGCCAAATAAAGTTCCACCAACGAG GTTTGAAGCACACATGGAAGTTCATGCAGGATCAATAGATGAAGAGGATGATGAACAAGGAATTGCACATATGATTGAACATGTTGCTTTCTTAGGAAGTAAAAAACGTGAGAAACTTTTGGGAACAGGAGCCCGTTCAAATGCTTATACGGATTTCCACCATACAGTGTTTCACATCCATTCTCCTACCTCTTCCAAG gattctgatgatcttcttccatCTGTTCTGGATGCCCTGAATGAG ATAGCCTTCCACCCGAAGTTCCTTGcatcaagaattgaaaaagaacgGCGTGCTATACTCTCAGAGCTTCAAATGATGAACACAATAGAGTATCGGGTTGATTGCCAG TTGTTACAACATTTGCATTCTGAAAACAAGCTGAGCAAAAGGTTTCCAATTGGATTAGAAGAACAGATAAAGAAGTGGGATgcagataaaataagaaaatttcacGAGCGTTGGTATTTCCCTGCAAATGCAACATTGTACATTGTAGGGGATATTGGTAACATCCAAAAGACTGTTCACCAGATTGAA GCTGTTTTTGGACAAACTGATGTAGACATTGAGAAAGGTTCTGTAGCCACTTCAAATGCATTTGGTGCAATGGCTAGTTTTCTAGTTCCTAAGCTCTCTGTTGGCCTTGGTGGAAATTCTATTGAAAGATCAACCAATACAATGGATCAATCAAAAGTATTTAATAAGGAAAGACAAGCTGTTCGTCCTCCTGTGAAGCATAATTGGTCACTTCCTAGAAGCAGTGCAAATTTGAAGCCACCACAAATATTTCAACACGAGTTGCTTCAGAACTTTTCAATTAATATGTTCTGCAAG ATTCCAGTGAATAAGGTTCAAACATACCGAGATTTGCGTATTGTCTTGATGAAAAGAATATTTTTGTCAGCTCTTCATTTTCGTATTAATACAAGATATAAG AGTTCAAATCCACCATTCACATCAGTTGAATTGGATCATAGTGACTCTGGAAGGGAAGGATGTACTGTGACTACTCTTACCATATCTGCAGAACCAAAGAATTGGCAAAATGCGATTAGAGTTGCTGTTCATGAG GTTCGCAGACTTAAAGAGTTTGGTGTTACTCAGGGTGAATTAACTCGCTATCTAGACGCCCTTCTGAAAGATAGCGAACACCTTGCAGCCATGATTGATAATGTATCTTCTGTTGACAACTTGGATTTTATCATGGAAAGTGATGCTCTAAGCCATAAAGTTATGGACCAGAGTCAAGGGCATGAAAGTTTACTTGCTGTTGCTGGGACAGTTACCCTTGACGAG GTTAATTCTGTTGGTGCTCAGGTGTTAGAATTTATAGCTGATTTTGGAAAGCCTTCTGCACCCCTTCCTGCAGCAATTGTTGCTTGTGTTCCGAAAAAAGTTCACATTGAAGGAGCTGGTGAAACAGAATTTAAGATATCATCAACTGAAATAACAGATGCTATCAAAGCTGGATTGGATGAGCCTATAGAGCCAGAACCCGAG CTTGAGGTTCCAAAAGAACTGGTACAATCATCAACACTACAAGAATTAAAAAGTCAGCGCAAGCCAGCCTTTATTCCAGTCAGTCCTGAAATAGAGGTTAAGAAGCTTCATGATGAGGAAACTGGAATCACCCGTGTTCGCCTTGCAAATGGAATTCCCGTCAACTATAAG ATATCTAAAAGTGAAACACAAAGCGGCGTGATGCGGCTGATTGTTGGTGGCGGACGAGCAGCTGAGAGTTCTGATTCAAGAGGATCTGTGATTGTGGGTGTTAGGACTCTTAGCGAGGGAGGTCGTGTTGGCAACTTCTCAAGGGAGCAG GTTGAACTTTTCTGCGTTAATAACCTGATAAATTGCTCCTTAGAATCTACGGAGGAGTTCATATCTATGGAGTTCCGTTTTACTTTAAGGGATAACGGGATGCGTGCAGCCTTTCAATTACTTCACATGGTGCTTGAG CATAGTGTCTGGTTAGATGATGCTTTTGATAGAGCAAGGCAAGTGTATCTGTCATATTACCGATCCATCCCCAAGAGCTTGGAACGCTCGACTGCTCACAAACTTATGGTTGCAATGTTGGATGGAGATGAGCGATTTACTGAGCCTACACCAAGTTCACTAGAAAATCTAACTCTGCAATCTGTTAAGGATGCTGTAATGAATCAGTTTGTTGGAAATAACATGGAG GTATCCATTGTAGGTGACTTCACTGAGGAAGAGATAGAATCATGTATTCTAGATTACCTTGGCACAGCTCAGGCCACGGGAAACTTTAAAAACCAGCAACAAATTATCCCACCAACATTTCGATTATCTCCATCCAGTTTGCAGTCCCAAGAA gttttCTTGAACGATACTGATGAGAGGGCATGCGCTTATATTGCTGGGCCTGCACCAAACCGTTGGGGTTTTACTGCAGATGGAAACGACCTGATAGAGACAATTGATAAAGCATCATCAGTCAATG ATAATGGGACAACATCTGATGCTCTACAAACAGAAGTTGCTCCACGAAGGAGCCTCCGTAGTCATCCTCTTTTCTTTGGTATAACAATGGGACTGCTTTCCGAAATTATAAATTCTAG GCTCTTCACAACAGTCAGAGATTCACTGGGCTTGACATACGACGTGTCATTCGAATTGAACTTGTTTGATAGGCTTAAACTAGGGTGGTATGTGGTCTCTGTAACATCGACTCCAAGCAAG GTGCACAAAGCTGTTGATGCATGCAAGAATGTTCTAAGAGGTCTGCATAGCAACAGAATTACAGACAGGGAATTGGACAGG GCTAAGCGGACCCTTCTTATGAGACATGAAGCTGAAATTAAGTCAAATGCGTACTGGTTGGGATTGCTAGCTCACTTGCAATCGTCTTCTGTTCCAAGGAAG GACATATCATGTATCAAGGATCTAACTTCTCTATATGAAGCTGCTACTATTGAGGATACATACCTTGCATATGAACAGTTGAAAGTGGATGAAGATTCACTATATTCATGCATTGGAGTTGCTGGTGCTCAGACTGCACAAGATATAGCAG CTCCTGTAGAAGATGAAGAAGCAGGTGAGGGTTATCCAGGCGTTCTTCCAGTGGGACGAGGTTTATCCACAATGACACGGCCTACTACCTAA